The following nucleotide sequence is from Pseudomonas sessilinigenes.
ACCACCCGAGCGCTGCCGCGGTTGTCACCGGTCAGCAGGTGGCTATCGATATGCCGGGCCTTGAGTTGCTGCACCGCTTGCAGGGCGCCGGGCTTGAGGGTGTCGCCAAAGGCGAACAGGCCCAGCACGCGCGGTTGGGCGCCCTGTTCGATCAACCAGGACAGGGTTCGTCCTTCATGTTCCCAGTCCTTGGCCACCTGGGCCAGGTCACCCGGGTTCAAGCCGCTTTCCTCCAGCAGGCGGCGATTGCCCAGGGCCAATGGGCGGCCGTCCAGGGTGCCGGCGATGCCGCGGCCGGTCAGGGCCTGGCTGGCGCTGACATCGGCCACTGGCAACTGGCGCTCCTCGCACAGGTCCAGCACGGCCTTGGCCAGGGGGTGTTCACTGCCGCGCTGCAGGGCACCGGCCAGTTGCAGCAGGGTGTCTTCGCTACCTTCCAGGGCCTGCAGGTGGGCGATACGAGGTGTGCCCGAGGTCAGCGTGCCCGTCTTGTCGAAGACCACGGATGTCACCTCATGGGCTCGCTCCAGGGCTTCGGCATCCTTGATCAGGATACCGTGGCGGGCGGCGACGCCGGTACCGGCCATGATCGCGGTGGGGGTGGCCAGGCCCAGGGCACAAGGACAGGCGATCACCAGCACGGCCACGGCATTGATCACGGCAGTTTCCAGGGGCGCACCGTACAGCCACCAACCCACCAGGGTGATCAGCGCCAGCACCAGCACGGTGGGCACGAACACCTGGCTGACCTTGTCCACCAGTTTCTGGATCGGCGCCTTGCCGGCCTGGGCGTCTTCCACCAGGCGGATGATCCGGGCCAGCACGGTTTCCGCGCCCAGGGCCTGGGTGCGCACCAGCAGGCGGCCTTCGCCGTTGATTGCACCGCCGGTGACTTTGTCGCCAGGCTGCTTGGGCACCGGCAGGCTTTCGCCGCTGATCAGGGCTTCGTCGGCATGGCTCTGGCCCTCGACAACTTCGCCGTCTACCGAAAAGCGCTCGCCGGGCTTGACCAGCACCAGGTCGCCCAGGCGCAGGGCGCTGATGGCCACTTCCTGTTCGCGGCCGTCGATCACCTGGATTGCCCGTTCCGGCCGCAAGGCTTCCAGGGCGCGGATGGCGCTGGCGGTCTGGCGCTTGGCGCGACTTTCCAGGTACTTGCCCAGCAGCACCAGGGCGATGACCACCGCCGAGGCCTCGAAGTACAGGTGCGGCATGCTGCCCGGCGTGGCGCTGGCCCATTCGTACAGGCTCAAGCCGTAGCCGGCGCTGGTGCCCAGGGCGACCAGCAGGTCCATGTTGCCGCTGCCGGCGCGTACGGCTTTCCAGGCCGCCACGTAGAAGCGTGCGCCGAAGATGAATTGCACTGGGGTGGCCAGGGCGAATTGGGCCCAGGCCGGGAGCATCCAGTGCAGGCCGAAGGGTTCTGCCAGCATTGGCAATACCAGCGGCAGGGCCAGCAGGATGGCCAGTACCAGGCTCCAGCGCTCGCGGCGCAGGTGTTGCCCGGGATCGCCGTCATGGCGTTGCTCGGCCTGCCACAGGCTGGCGGAATAACCGGCTTTGGTTACGGCTTCGATCAACTGCGCCGGATCGACCTGGCCCAGCAGCTCGAGGTGGGCACGCTCGGTGGCCAGGTTGACGCTGGCGCTGCGTACTCCCGCCACCTTGTTCAAGGCGCGCTCCACGCGACCGGCGCAGGTGGCGCAGGTCATGCCGCCGATGCTCAGTTCCAGGCTCTGTACCGGTACGCTGTAGCCGGCGTTCTCCACGGCGGCCAGCAAGTCCGGGAGACTGCCGTCCGGTGCCTCGATACGGGCCTGTTCCGTGGCCAGGTTGACGCTCACCGCACGGGTTCCGGCGACCTTGCCCAGGGCGCGCTCCACGCGTCCGGCGCAGCTGGCGCAGGTCATGCCGGCGATCGGCAGGTTGAAGGTGATTGAATCGGACATCGGGAGCACTCCCTGTAGACAAGTGGCCACAGGATCAACCTTGCCATGCAGGCAAGGTCAAGGGGCATTGCAGGGGTGCTTCATTTTGTCCCAGGAGCGGGACGGGAAAGGCCTGGCGCCAAGGGCGCCAGGCGGGCGGTCAGTATTCCAGGGCCGCGGGCTTGAGGTACATGCCCGAGGGGCTGGTGGCGATGCGGAACTTCAGTACGTCGCCGGCCTTGAGGCTGATCTCCTGGGTGTTCGGGGCCAGCATGCCGGCGCTGCATCCCGGTGCCTGGCTCGGCAGCAGTTTCAGGCTCAGCGCTACTTTGCCCGCAGGCAGGTTGAAGGACGTGCTCTGCTCCTGGAACAGTCGACCGGCGAGCTGGTCCTGGATATACAGGCCGATTTCGCAGGAGGTGGCAACCTCCAGTCGCTCCCTGGAAATGATCAGTACGCCGTAATCCTCTCCGGCGGCCAGTGCCGGTGGCGCTGCCGCGAAAAGGCCCAGCAGGCCGACGAGACTGAAAGTTGACCAGCGCATGGCTGAATCTCCGCTGTGATGACATTAATGGTGCAGCTTGGCCGAGCGCGGCGCTGATTTCCAGCCCGGCAGGTCGATCAGGAACTTGACCTTGCCATGGTGGCAAGGACAAGACTCTTGCCCAACCTCAATACAGGAGAAGCGCAATGCAAGTATTCAACGTTCAAGGCATGTCCTGCGGCCACTGCGTGCGAGCCATCACCCAGGCCCTGCAGAGCAAGGACCCTGCGGCCACGGTACGGGTGGACCTGGCGGCCAGGGAAGTGGGGGTCGAGAGCCGGTTGTCCAACGATGAGGTGATCAGCCTGATCAGCGAAGAAGGTTATGCAGTGCAGGTAGCTTGAGTCTTTTTAATCGTTAGCGACCTACCTGAATGTTCAAGGCGTCCAAGCGCGGATAAACTGTCGGACCGCTGACCCGACGTTCGTTTGGATGCCATGAACCTGCGCACTATCCTGATTCTCGGCGCCCTGAGCGCTTTCGGCCCATTGGCCATCGACTTCTATCTGCCGGCTTTCCCGGCGATGGCCCAGGCTTTCGGCACTGATGAAAAACATGTCCAGTTGACCCTGGCGGCCTACTTCCTGGGGTTGTCCATCGGTCAGTTGGCCTATGGGCCGCTGGCCGATCGTTTTGGCCGGCGCTTGCCGCTATTGGCCGGAGTCGGCTTGTTTACCCTGGCGTCGATGGCCTGTGCCTATGCGCCGAGCCTTGAATGGCTGATCGGTGCGCGGTTCGTCCAGGCCCTGGGTGGATGCGCCGGCATGGTGATTTCCCGCGCGGTGGTCAGCGACAAATGCGATGCCGTAGGGTCGGCCAAGGTGTTCTCGCAACTGATGCTGGTCATGGGGCTGGCACCGATCCTGGCACCGATGCTCGGTGGCCTGCTGGTCAATCTGCATGGCTGGCAATCGATCTTCATCATGCTCACGGTATTCAGCGCGCTGTCCGGACTGGCCGTCGCCCTGGGCCTGCCGGAAAGCATGCCGGCGGATCGGCCGCGCCTGCCGTTGTCCGGTGCGCTGTACCAGTACGGCCTGCTACTCAAGGACCGGGTGTACCTGGGCCATGCCTTGACCGGCGGTATCGCCATTGCCGGCATGTTCTCCTACATCGCCGGTTCGCCCTTTGTCCTCATCAAGTTGTATGGCGTGCCGGCCGAGCACTTTGGCTGGTTCTTCGGCATCAATGCCGGTGGATTCATCCTGGTGGCCCAGGTCAATGCACGGCTGTTGGCCAAGCGCGGGCCGGCTTTCCTGTTGGCGCGCACCGTGTGGATCTATCTGGCGGCGGGCCTGACCCTGCTGGGTGTCAGTACCTTGCACACCGAGGTGCTGTGGCCACTGCTGGTGCCCCTGTTCGTGTGTATCGCGAGCCTGGGCTGCATCATTCCCAACGCCGCGGCCTGCGCCATGAATGGCCAGGGAGCCAGGGCCGGCAGCGCCTCGGCGCTGCTGGGGTGCCTGCAGTTCAGTGTCGCCGCGGGAGCGGCTTACCTGGTGGGGGTGTTGCACGATGGCAGCGCCACGCCAATGGCGATGGTCATCTGCCTATGTGGCGTGCTGGCCGTGAGCATGGCAGTCATGACCCGGCGTTTGCAGAATGCCCGGGCACTGAAGACCGCCGGGCTCTGAATCAACCGACGGCGCGCTGGGGCTGGGGAATCGAATGAGGTGCCTGCAGCCTGGCTTGCAGGGTCTGGGCGAAAGCCCGCGCCTCGGCTTCGCTGCGGAACGCTACCGCATGCTGGTCGAGACGCACCTGCCACTGGGAGCCTTGAGGGGTTGCCAATTCTTTTATCAGGATCTTCATTGCTGACCTCCTAACGGTAAAAGAGCGCGCTGCAAGGGACCCCAGTGTAGACCTGAATACGGTCATGAATATGACCGAAATCAATTCTCGGACTGGCGGCCGCCGCTGCGTTTTATCGCCGGCGGGAGGCCGCCCATTACGGCTCTAGAAACCTTCCAGGACGATCTTGCCCTTGGCCTTGCCGCTTTCCAGCAACGCGTGGGCACGGCGCAGGTTGGCGGCGTCGATCCGGCCAAAATGTTCCCCGACCGTGGTCTTGAGGGTGCCAGCATCGATCAGCTCGGCGATCCGCGTCAGGATCACGTGTTGCTGTTGCATGTCGGGAGTCTCGAACAGCGAGCGGGTGTACATGAGTTCCCAGTGCAGCGACAGGCTCTTGCGCTTGAGCTTGGTCACATCGAAGCTCTGCGGGTCATCGATCAGTCCCAGCTTGCCCTGTGGCGCCAGGGCTTCCACCAGTTGGTCCAGGTGAGCGTCGGTCTGGGTCAGGCTGGCCACGTGGGTCACTTGCTCGATGCCGATGCGCTTGAGCTCGGCGCTCAGTGGCTGGCTGTGATCCACCACGGCATGGGCGCCCAGCTCGCGCACCCAGGCCTGGGTCTGCTCGCGGGAGGCGGTGCCGATCACCTTGAGCCCGGTTAGTTGGCGCGCCAGCTGGGTGAGGATCGAACCGACGCCGCCAGCGGCGCCGACGATCAACAAGCTCTGGTCTTTGATCTGCGGGTCCTGGCTGACCTGCAAGCGATCGAACAGCAATTCCCAGGCGGTGATCGCCGTCAGCGGCAGGGCGGCGGCTTCGGCAAAGCCCAGGCTCTTGGGCATGTGGCCGACGATGCGTTCATCGACCACGTGCACTTCGCTGTTGGCCCCGGCGCGGGCGATGGAGCCGGCGTAGAACACCTGGTCGCCAGCCTTGAACAGGCTGACCTCGCTGCCCACGGCCTTGACCACTCCGGCCACGTCCCACCCCAGGACCTTGGCGGCCCCGCCTTCGGGCTGGACGTTGCGGCGCACCTTGGTGTCCACCGGGTTGACCGAGATGGCCTTGACCTCCACCAGCAGGTCGCGAGGGCCGGGGGTAGGCTCCGGCAGTTCAATGTCTTGCAGGGCGCGTGGATCGTCGATCGGCAGCGATTGGTAGTAGGCGATGGCTTTCATGATGGGTTCCTTGTAAGGCGATTGAAGAGGGTCAGGCGATCAGTTGCAGGCGCTTGAGTTCGAAGTGTTCGAGGGCATCGCGGGTATGTTCCAGGAAGGCCTGGAAGTGTGCGGTGCCGTTGTGCAGGTCCAGGGCCGCCTGGTTATCCCAGCGCTCCAGGACGTAGAAGGTGCCTGGCTGCTCGGCATCCTGGTGCAGTTGGTAATACTGGCAGCCGGCTTCAGCGCGGCTGGGCGCCACCAGGACACTGAGTTCGCGTTGCAACACGTGCTGCTGGCCAGGCCGGGCGACCAGGGTGGCAATGGCGGTGAAGGGCTCGGACATCGGGGTATTCCTCGGTGGAATTGGACGATGGAGAGATGATTGGCTATTTCTGTGCACGGTAAAACCGGCTAAAAGAGCAGTCTCTTTCAATGTTTTTTTGATAATCCGAGGCTGGCCGTGTTGCGATTCGATGATCTGCAGTTGTTCGTGCGTGCCGCCGACCTGGGCAGCCTGTCGGCGGCGGCCCGGGTCATGGACCTTTCGCCGGCGGTGGCCAGCGCTGCCCTCAAGCGCATTGAGCACCACCTCGGCGCACGCCTATTGGCTCGCTCCACCCGCAGCCTGCGTCTGACCGCCGAGGGCGAGGGTTTTCTCGAATACGCCCGCGCCGCCTTGGGCAACCTGGATGAA
It contains:
- a CDS encoding heavy metal translocating P-type ATPase, with product MSDSITFNLPIAGMTCASCAGRVERALGKVAGTRAVSVNLATEQARIEAPDGSLPDLLAAVENAGYSVPVQSLELSIGGMTCATCAGRVERALNKVAGVRSASVNLATERAHLELLGQVDPAQLIEAVTKAGYSASLWQAEQRHDGDPGQHLRRERWSLVLAILLALPLVLPMLAEPFGLHWMLPAWAQFALATPVQFIFGARFYVAAWKAVRAGSGNMDLLVALGTSAGYGLSLYEWASATPGSMPHLYFEASAVVIALVLLGKYLESRAKRQTASAIRALEALRPERAIQVIDGREQEVAISALRLGDLVLVKPGERFSVDGEVVEGQSHADEALISGESLPVPKQPGDKVTGGAINGEGRLLVRTQALGAETVLARIIRLVEDAQAGKAPIQKLVDKVSQVFVPTVLVLALITLVGWWLYGAPLETAVINAVAVLVIACPCALGLATPTAIMAGTGVAARHGILIKDAEALERAHEVTSVVFDKTGTLTSGTPRIAHLQALEGSEDTLLQLAGALQRGSEHPLAKAVLDLCEERQLPVADVSASQALTGRGIAGTLDGRPLALGNRRLLEESGLNPGDLAQVAKDWEHEGRTLSWLIEQGAQPRVLGLFAFGDTLKPGALQAVQQLKARHIDSHLLTGDNRGSARVVAEALGISDVHAEVLPADKAATVAELKKSGVVAMVGDGINDAPALAAADIGIAMGGGTDVAMHAAGITLMRGEPRLIPAALEISRKTYAKIRQNLFWAFVYNLIGIPLAAFGMLNPVLAGAAMALSSVSVVSNALLLKTWKPKDLENAG
- a CDS encoding heavy-metal-associated domain-containing protein: MQVFNVQGMSCGHCVRAITQALQSKDPAATVRVDLAAREVGVESRLSNDEVISLISEEGYAVQVA
- a CDS encoding multidrug effflux MFS transporter, with the translated sequence MNLRTILILGALSAFGPLAIDFYLPAFPAMAQAFGTDEKHVQLTLAAYFLGLSIGQLAYGPLADRFGRRLPLLAGVGLFTLASMACAYAPSLEWLIGARFVQALGGCAGMVISRAVVSDKCDAVGSAKVFSQLMLVMGLAPILAPMLGGLLVNLHGWQSIFIMLTVFSALSGLAVALGLPESMPADRPRLPLSGALYQYGLLLKDRVYLGHALTGGIAIAGMFSYIAGSPFVLIKLYGVPAEHFGWFFGINAGGFILVAQVNARLLAKRGPAFLLARTVWIYLAAGLTLLGVSTLHTEVLWPLLVPLFVCIASLGCIIPNAAACAMNGQGARAGSASALLGCLQFSVAAGAAYLVGVLHDGSATPMAMVICLCGVLAVSMAVMTRRLQNARALKTAGL
- a CDS encoding zinc-binding alcohol dehydrogenase family protein, which gives rise to MKAIAYYQSLPIDDPRALQDIELPEPTPGPRDLLVEVKAISVNPVDTKVRRNVQPEGGAAKVLGWDVAGVVKAVGSEVSLFKAGDQVFYAGSIARAGANSEVHVVDERIVGHMPKSLGFAEAAALPLTAITAWELLFDRLQVSQDPQIKDQSLLIVGAAGGVGSILTQLARQLTGLKVIGTASREQTQAWVRELGAHAVVDHSQPLSAELKRIGIEQVTHVASLTQTDAHLDQLVEALAPQGKLGLIDDPQSFDVTKLKRKSLSLHWELMYTRSLFETPDMQQQHVILTRIAELIDAGTLKTTVGEHFGRIDAANLRRAHALLESGKAKGKIVLEGF
- a CDS encoding putative quinol monooxygenase, translating into MSEPFTAIATLVARPGQQHVLQRELSVLVAPSRAEAGCQYYQLHQDAEQPGTFYVLERWDNQAALDLHNGTAHFQAFLEHTRDALEHFELKRLQLIA